The following are encoded together in the Bradyrhizobium algeriense genome:
- a CDS encoding ribonuclease T2, with protein sequence MHRFVVISRFLISLALVVVFAGMASAQDRRQNAPGEFDFYVLALSWSPSFCEAAAERGNSGRSQVQCERPYSFVVHGLWPQYERGFPEYCQRPSPRLDRNIMTSMLDLMPAPGLIFNEWDKHGTCSGLGARAYFESIRKARAAVKIPEEFLQLSEQKTIAPGDLEAAFIKINPGLSSSAISVTCSGKRLSEVRVCLSKDMQFRACEETDRRACRRDEVVMPPVRGG encoded by the coding sequence ATGCACCGATTTGTCGTTATTTCGCGGTTTCTGATTTCGCTGGCGCTTGTTGTCGTCTTTGCCGGAATGGCGTCCGCGCAGGACCGCCGGCAGAACGCCCCGGGCGAGTTCGATTTTTATGTCCTTGCCCTTTCGTGGTCGCCCTCGTTCTGCGAGGCGGCCGCCGAGCGTGGCAATAGCGGGCGCTCACAGGTCCAGTGCGAACGGCCCTATTCCTTCGTGGTTCACGGCCTGTGGCCGCAATATGAGCGCGGCTTTCCCGAATATTGCCAGCGGCCTTCGCCGCGGCTCGATCGCAACATCATGACCTCGATGCTGGACCTGATGCCGGCGCCCGGCCTGATCTTCAACGAGTGGGACAAGCACGGCACCTGTTCGGGCCTTGGCGCGCGGGCCTATTTCGAGAGCATCCGCAAGGCGCGCGCGGCGGTGAAGATCCCCGAGGAATTCCTGCAATTGTCGGAGCAGAAAACCATCGCTCCGGGCGATCTCGAGGCGGCCTTCATCAAGATCAACCCGGGCTTGAGCAGTTCGGCGATTTCGGTGACGTGTTCCGGGAAGCGCCTCAGCGAAGTACGGGTCTGCCTGAGCAAGGACATGCAATTCCGCGCCTGCGAGGAAACCGACCGCCGCGCCTGCCGCCGCGACGAAGTAGTAATGCCGCCGGTGCGGGGCGGCTGA
- a CDS encoding calcium-binding protein, with product MSVIAAAYSSYTTWSISQAGTAAADAGTKVSTASVFSRASSSAPGASATTVSISYRAKMLLARASAEQSAVDQLQAQVDAFRTGGSAAGLRGTNDGLSVGMDLFEIISGAGDDSIHVQASNATIDAGAGNDVIGVDGQASVVAGEGDDVVFTYSHSTVDGGAGNDHISTYGHSTVTGGDGDDSISTYAYSSVSGGNGNDILRAYGNSTLDGGAGDDSLSAYDHANLSGGAGNDHINAYDNAVVDAGTGDDTVRTYSHATVSAGDGDDHVWTHDYSVIDAGAGNDMIWVGGSSTVTGGAGDDYINVTGDNSTINFAKGDGNDVVRIGNGSVDFSISGYSQDDVIVTQSYGRTTVNFKGSNDSLAFDHGSNGSVRLSFADHTSVDIRA from the coding sequence ATGAGTGTGATTGCCGCTGCCTATTCATCGTACACCACTTGGTCGATTTCGCAGGCCGGCACCGCGGCAGCGGATGCAGGCACCAAGGTCAGCACGGCAAGTGTATTCAGCCGGGCATCGTCCTCGGCGCCCGGCGCTTCGGCCACCACGGTCAGCATCTCGTACCGCGCCAAGATGTTGCTGGCGCGGGCGTCGGCAGAACAATCCGCCGTTGATCAGCTTCAGGCACAGGTCGATGCCTTTCGCACTGGTGGGTCGGCGGCGGGGCTTCGCGGCACCAACGACGGGTTGTCGGTCGGCATGGATCTGTTCGAGATTATCAGCGGAGCCGGTGACGACAGCATCCACGTTCAGGCCAGCAACGCCACGATCGATGCCGGCGCGGGCAACGATGTGATCGGTGTCGATGGCCAGGCCAGCGTCGTCGCCGGCGAGGGTGACGATGTCGTCTTCACCTATAGTCATTCGACCGTGGATGGCGGCGCCGGCAATGATCATATCAGCACATACGGTCATTCAACGGTCACCGGCGGTGACGGCGATGATTCTATCAGCACCTATGCGTATTCGAGCGTTTCGGGTGGTAACGGAAACGACATACTCAGAGCCTACGGCAATTCCACCCTTGATGGCGGTGCCGGCGACGATAGCCTCAGCGCCTACGATCACGCCAACCTGAGCGGCGGCGCCGGCAATGATCATATCAACGCCTACGACAATGCGGTTGTCGATGCCGGTACCGGTGACGACACCGTCCGCACATACTCACATGCGACTGTGTCGGCCGGCGACGGCGATGACCATGTGTGGACCCATGATTATTCCGTCATCGATGCGGGCGCTGGTAACGATATGATCTGGGTCGGTGGATCTTCGACCGTGACGGGCGGCGCCGGTGACGATTACATCAATGTAACGGGTGATAATTCCACGATCAATTTTGCCAAGGGTGACGGCAACGATGTCGTTCGGATCGGCAACGGCAGCGTCGATTTCTCGATCAGTGGTTATTCGCAGGATGATGTTATCGTCACCCAGTCGTACGGCAGGACCACTGTAAACTTCAAGGGCTCGAACGATTCCCTTGCTTTCGATCACGGCAGCAATGGATCGGTACGACTGAGCTTCGCCGATCACACCAGCGTGGATATTCGTGCTTGA